From the Triticum urartu cultivar G1812 chromosome 4, Tu2.1, whole genome shotgun sequence genome, the window TAAGAGTTTCTCCAATACAAGCAGGACGCAGGTCCAGGCGTACTCAAAGTATCGAGGCGGTCCACACATCTTACTACTGTCAGGGTCTCCCCTGCAGTTTTGCACTAAAAAACAGTATACTCCTCTGACATGGCAATTTTCTGAAATACTGGTAGAAATGTACACCACATCCATCACTAGGAGCCAGGACCCAGCCGACACATACCCAACACCTCCTAAGCTGTGCGCTGCTGCACTTTCAGGGCTGACACCGCTTTCCCAACATGGGTCACTGCCACTGCACCGCGGAGAGGGTGATGAGTTCCCACATTAAAACAAGCTACGTGCTACATTGCTGGTTGAGAATCGCCCAGCAAAAGAATGCTAAAGATCAAGGTTCAGTGAACGGCAGTGAGGAGTGAGCTACGCCTGCTGTTTTATCTACATTGATCATTTCCGAGGGAGCAATCACACTACAGCGATTGTACACTATCATCCGATTTGCCTCGTGATCCAGAGCCAGCCAAGTCTGCTCCCCTCAATCTGCATGGTTTCTgcacgatgcaggagacgaaatCCATTCCAACTGCCGGACAATATGGGCCTGCCATTACTCTCTCCATCACAAAATGATGTTACTAGCCTACTATTAAGTGCACACAAGTCAAGCCCACATGGCAGCAAGCCCAACGCCAACAACGGCAAAAAGGACTTTCAAACCACTAACAAAGACACTGGGGCACAATACGTGAAAGTAATAATATTTTAACAAACTTATTTGTTTGGGATGATACCGAGCAAAGAAGCAACTACAGAGCTGCCCCATTTCCTTTCTTTGGAATAACAACAGTCTAATTAATCATCAAATTGGACTTAAAAGAAATTGTAAGAGCATCAACTGATAAAGGCATAGATGTAGTAAGAAAAGGAGCAGTGTATAACCTTGATAAAAGTTTGACAGCAGCAGAACCATACCCAAGCTGCGTTAAAAAGGAGAGCATTAGAACAAGGAGTGGTGTTTTTCAGACATTAGCATGGAGTGATGTTAACATAGGTATTGAATCACATCCAATAGAGGCAAAAAAGCCTACCCTCAGGGCACTTGGATGAACAGCGATTCGTACTATTCGAGCTCCTGATAGACTGGGAAATACATTGTCTTGAAATTGTTCACAAAACTTCCATGGAATTTGATCACCGGAAGGCGCATGGCCCTCATTTAGGCTTCTGATAGCTGATTTTCGAGATATTTGTCCTTCCAGGCAGACCTGAAAATTCCAAACAAGCTCTAACAACTTAAAATGCCGAGATTGCGTGTATACACTATCTAGTATGATCTAATCTCAATTGCTAGATGAACTAAGTGGATTGCCCATGCCTTGAAGGTGGAAGGTATAGGAATACAAACAGACCTTGGATGGTGAGTTTAATCAGTAGCACAAAACCAATTAGTTCAAGTAAGACAATAGCTATAATTTTTCACAGAACTACAAGAGTATCAGAAAAAATGGCAGTAAACCAGTAACATAACATAGTATGAGATAAAACTCTGAAGCAGTACGGCATGATAttagaagaaaaataaaattgaAAGTAAAAAAGAAATATATTTAAGTTATGTCAAACCAAACTGTCCAAAAATCTGATCCAGCTACGTCTAATTTCTATTTACAGTGTGTTGTGCATCTGAGGCAGACATCGGTAATAGGCAGAAATCATTGTTATGCTCATTGCACCCTGTAACTTGTGAACGCTCCAACGAAGTAACAAAACATTCTAACTTATAAAGGGTACATGATTTCAGGTAAGAAATATGTCTAGTACTATGTTTTTAAGGCGACGCCTTACCGCCTTAGGGAGGGGGGGCGCTTTGGCGCCTAGGCGGGCGCTTTGGACGCCTAGGCACCCAAAGCGGTCGATTTTCCAAAGCGGAGGGGGAGCGCTTCGACGCCTAGGCGTCGCCTTAGGGACGCTTTAAAAACATAGGTCTAGTATGCGCAGGCAGCGATTTACCACTTCAACAGTCAACAGAAAAATCCCAGTTTGCTCGACTACAAAACTAAGGTAGAATATTTTGTTCAAACACACGTGACCCCCATCAGAAACGaaggtaaaatagcatattaGTTAAATAACTAAGAATTAAAACCACCCAATGGCAATCGTCCAGAGAAAAATTCAATATAAGATCCTCCATAGATAATCAGGACAAAGTATCCAAACCTGAATCACGCACAAAATATCCGGGAGCTGGTTTTCGGACTCATTAACTGGGCCTAACATATACAGAACAGAACACGCGTTAGTATAGAGTAATAGTGTTACCATAATAAAGAGGTGAGGTTGCAGAACAATTTGGTCCATACCGAGCAGTACAAAAAGGTGATGTGCGGGTGCATCAGCCATTAATTGCAAGTCATTAGGTGAGTTTTTGTAGTGAGAAGCAACATAAAGTGCCATCATCCGCTGAAATATTAAGTATGCAGAATAAATATCCATTTAGAGACATGTAAAACTAATGCACATAATTACAAGGAACACAGAACATCTTTAGTTCATACCTGTAAAAATACCTCACTCTCCTTGTGATATGAGAAAAGTGTGTCCCGGTTGACATAATACAGCTGACAGTGTTCTGGATGAGGTAGCCTAAAGAAAACCAGGTTTGGTTGCTAAACACACGGCGGTACAAGAAAATAGATGTACAACACCACAAGAAACAACATGACTTACCTACTGATATTTGGAATGGAGTTTGCAAGGTCCAAACAAAGTAACTCGTTAAGCCAGGTTTCAATAGGATCACCAGAGGCATACCTAATGGATTCATTCAATTCAATTTTTTTAAACAGCCTGCCTACAAACCAAAATAAAGCAAAAGGCACGTGTAAACCATCCAAATATTCAGAAGGTTCTTTCAAATGTAGACAACTCATTTATAGATGAGAGCAAGACGACTCTTACTGGAACTGGGTCCATCACTTGAAGCTGATGGCTGGCTTTGGGATTCTAACTGCTGGAGGAGTTTCAAAGACAAGGATCGGCCTGTCCCTTCATACCTTCAATAAAAATATCCAGAATGATCACTCCCATGATTTATGGTTCTAGAGCATTAGTAACTGAAAGCAATCATACCCGTTGACAGTGGAAGATAGGAAAACAAGATATGGGCCAAGCAAGGCTTTAACAATTGGCAATGGAATAGCGGCAGCTTCATCAATGACAAGAAGTTCAACTTGAGAAAGCTTTCCATGATCATGTGGTTTCATATACTGCAAACATTAGAAACTTTAGAACCAGTTCACAGATGCTAAGCAAAGTGATGTTCAACAGTACAAAATATGTCTACATCCCTCCCTTTTCAAACCATTTCAGCATTGAATGAGCCCCAGTTTAATTAGTTTTTGGAGACGATTTGAAATCAGATGAAATTAAGGGTAATTAGTATAAGCGTAGGGCATAAACGTAAGCTTAATTTCTCATCTACAGATCTGATCTTTTTGGATGGAGAGATGGTTTGGATCAAACCCTAACTTGTACTTTTATTAGTAGTACAAGATATGAGCAGACACTTCATAAGAATTAAGCAATAGTCATAATGGCGCCTAGCAAGGCTAGAAGGTTCCAATCCTCAGCGGCTCTTCAGCTGTTAGATTATTGAATATCAATCTACTAAAAAGCAGCTAAAGCAGACAACACATCAATACCATATTTTCATCTGTACATCAGCTAAGCAAAGATGAACTATGGTTCTCAGGAATAGCAGGATCTTGATAAGTAAATAATCAAACTAGTTGCCACCATTGTCGAGGGCATAACTATGTAAGCTTTATCTTAAAGCAGCCAAAGTCTTTTAAGTTCTTGCTTTAGAAATTTAACTTCCAAGGCTTTCCAGGGAAGCTAAAGGATCCCTTTGAATCCCTTTGAACATAGAAGCTGAAGTCCTTCACCAATTCACTATGAAGTTAGATTCTAAAAGCTAAACATCCCAGAAGGAGCAGAAGTGGTAGGCTGGTAGCAACCAACTAGTAGTTTTACTAATTTATTATTACCTGGATTGTTTGACGATGTTGCTTATGGACGTTTATTTGTATTATTGCTTTCCTGAGATTTGGATCTGAACTCTTCACTACATCATAATGCAAATGCTCCTGAAAGGGGGAAATGAAGCACAGATGCGTTCACATAGCATGTGTTTAAACTTTGACAACAAGACAAAATATTAGACATATACCTTGTACTCCATTGCATTTAGTCCTTTGCAGACAAAATCAAATAGTGTATTTAAGTTCTCAGGACTTGGTGCGGTGACAAATATATTTGAATACCTACAAAGACAAATCATTAGCCTCAACGAGAGGAACACATGAAATGAAAAACATAAATAACACAACTGAGTTAAGCTTTACCCAGCTGCGATGGCTCCAGCAATAGCAAGACCAAGGGCAGCTGATTTCCCACGTCCACGAGCAGCGAGCAAGGCAACCGTGCTCCTAAGGGACTTGTCCAAAATAGAGTCTAGGAAATTGATAACAGCTTTACCCTGCATATATTGTTTTTCAGTTTTGAGTTTATGACCAATAAAAAAACATGACTTAAGGAAAATTTGGACAGGGTAAAAGGCAAATTGTACCTGATCCATTGTGCAACACTTTCCGATTAAAGGGCCAACCGGGAAGTCTTCACGGAATTGATCTTTTAGGTCTTTCAACTCTCGTTCCCTTTCAGACAATCCCTCAGAATCCTAAACACATGATAATAAAATATGCATGTCTTAGATGACCAAATTGGCACAAATAGAATTTTCAAGAAATGCATAATTTCACCAGCTGAACCTCATACCTCATTCTTTGTAACTGGTTGTATAAATTTCATGTGAGATGATATAGGCAGAATGTTGAGTTCATCATCCATCACAATACATGCTTTGCATGACGCTATGGACAGCAAGAACCTTTCGTTGAACCTTGTGGCTGCCTGAGTATGAGACTCTGTTCGGAACCTTTCGTGTACATCCTGTTAGCACAAGGACCATGTGAGTTTAATTTAGCTTAGCAGGACAGGGAGGGGGCAAAGAAGCTAATCAACAGCATTGAATCAAATGAAATTGGATCACGCAGCAATAGCGAACGAACGCCGCGACAGAAAAATGAGCTCACCATAACCATCGTGTAGAGACTGGTCAGCGAGGAGAGCGAAGAGAGCAGCAGGATGACCAAACCACCGCCCTCAACGGTCTCAATGGTCCTGGCCAGAAGGTTCGGCGTCAGCGCCTCGAAGTCCTGCAGAGAGCAAACACACAGTCAGTTTCAGGCAGAGCACCACAGACAAGCAACATCCCCGCAAAACAGCGAAACCGCAGCCTCTGAAGCCATCATCATACCTGCAGTATGCACATGCCAAATGTGTTGCCGAGGACCCTCTCCGAGTCCTTGTACATGCAGTAGGTGATGTCGGAGGTCTCGAGGAAGAGGGAGAAGGGGTCGGCCTTCTCGGGGTCCATGAGGCCGCGCTGCATGAGCTTCTTGATCTGCTTGGCGCGCTTCTTCCGGTGGCTGCTGATCTCGAGCTTGTTGCGGTAGCACCAGAGCACGGAGGGGCGCGACTTGACGCGGGACTTGGCCAGCATGTAGTTGAGGTTGACGATCTGGTCGCGCGACTTGTCGCCGACGATGATGAACATGGACCGCTGCCGCTGCCGCACGCCGTTCTCGATCAGCGTGCGGATGCGCTCGTCCACCTTCTTCCTcatcctcgccgccgccgccgccgccgccgctcgccggtTCTTTCTCGTGAATGGGGATTGGGAGGGACGGGGTTTAGCTAGGGTTTTCCGGCTGCCGGCGTCCACCTGATATGACgggacggagaggaggaggggaaCCGGGAGCGTGGACGGCCGGATGCGTGTGCCTTCGACGGTCCAGATGCCCCCATTTCTTCCGGCGAGAGCGCTCTCTGGCCTCTGCGGTGGAATGGGCTGTAGAACTGCGGCCTGCTAAATTGGGCCCACAGCCCAACTTCCGTGGTCATTTTCGTAGGCCCGACCCCGCCCAGCCCAACTGTGTTAAGGGACCCACGCGCAGAGAGGCTATACGCGGGCTCCACCGAAGTTTTCTCAGGGGCTCAGGGCTTTCTCTCCCGAGCCAaacaccgccgccaccgccgccggaaGAGGGGGGTTCGCCGCTGGCAAGTCTTCCAGGATGGGGTACCACCGCAATAGGCGCGGGCGTGGAtcctcgtcgtcctcctcctcctcctcttcgcgcCGCACCAAGCAAGAAGCCTCGTGGTAACTCCACTTCCTCCGAGTGCTAGTTAGTTTCCAGTCCAAAGAGCTCTGCCTTTCTCTAGGTCTCTGCTTAAGGGCCTGTAGGATTTTGCTCGAATTTTCGGGCCGTGGCTTTAGCAGTTAGACTAGGTTTCACTCGTGTTTAGCTGATCGCAGTGATGCGGAGAGGATGAAATGTATGCTTCAGTTGAAGTTGCGAATTTGGAAAcatattctagaaaaaaaaaaCGGGAGTAAAATAACATTCTTTTATCTTCAATTTCAGCGATGATGCTCCTGGGACATCACTTCCAAGGCAGGAAGGTACAAATTCCCTGGAACTTCCCGGTTGTTTATGGACAGCTCTTGCTTTTAAACAGGCTTATGATTGACAAATTGCTATGTGAAATTGAGATGCGTTTAGACGAAAATATACCGCTCGTAAATTGAGATGCCACCTGAATTCCATTCATTTATTGACCGGAGTTATTTCATAGGTTACAATTTACTGGAGTTTAATACGAGTAGCTCATAAACTATAGTGGTACTACTTATTGGATGCAACGTCGCAGTTATATAAACAGTGTAGGCTGCGGTCAAATCCATATTGGGACTCGTGAGCTTCATGAAATTGCTTTACAGTTTACAACATTCCTGAAACCTTAGTATTGATAATGCTATTTTGATTTTCCAGACAACGCCGAAGAGGAATCTAATAGCCCAAAAATTCAGCTTGCAATGTGGGTAGGTATGATGTTTTCAATTCTTCTTATGCTGCTCATTTGACAGTCTGTGTAAGCTCTTTGTGTTTATTTATAGGACTTTGGGCAATGCGATGCTAAAAGATGCACTGGTCGCAAGCTTTCAAGATTTGGGCTGTTAAAGGTAAGGCACCACTTGGTTCACAACATCTAAAATTCAAAACTCTTTCCCTCCTCTCAAAACCGAGGTACCTGCTAAAATAGAAAATAAGAAAAAGTAAACTACACATACTGCATGCACATGTATAGAGTCAAGGTCAGTTAATATCATCAAGCTGATTCTTCTATGCTTTTAGTAAATTATACTCTTCTTACGACATGCTTTCTCTAACAAGTTTGTTGTTTGTCTTGCAGGAGTTGCGAGTTACGAATGGTTTTGGTGGTGTTGTTCTCAGGTAATCCATTAGATATGCGAATCATCTGAAACTCTTTGAAGCTTAGTTTTCTGATTTCTCTCAGTCAGGTTATCCTATATAAGTTTCTAAAGCGTTGGTTACTGTGAAGCTGTGTGATATGCGAATCATCTGAAACTCTTTGAAGCTTAGTTTTCTGATTTCTCTCAGTTAGGTTATCCTATATAAGTTTCTAAAGCGTTGGTTACTGTGAAGCTGTGTGAAGCTAAGTTTTGTGATTTCTCTCAGTTTGGTAATCTTTTAAAACTTGTAAAATAAGCTAAACATGCTCATGTAAACTTGGCCTTTGAGATACATATTTACTCCAGCTGATTGTTTTCCTTCTTTTGCTTTCAGCCCTGTTGGGACACATTGTGTGTCCAAGGAAGATCATCCTATCGTGCAACGAAAAGGATTGGCCGTGGTTGATTGTTCTTGGGCACGTTTAGATGATGTCCCTTTTGTGAAACTCCGTTGTGGTGCTCCTCGTCTCTGTAAGATCATCGTATTTAAGTAAATCCACTAAGGAGGTGTATCATTGTATTTTGATTTAGAAATGTGGGATTATTTTCTCATACCTGTTTTGCATGAACTACACATAGCAGACAAGTAAGATGGTTAACTAGTTGTTATTTGTAAATTTATCATTGGGTCATGCATCCCTTCGAGTCAAAGTTCCAGACTCTCCCTGCTCTTTCAGTTTATATTTTAGAACATAACTTTGGCATGCTTTCATAGGAAGTCTTTTTTTGCCTTGTTTCCCTTTAACCAAAATTAGGTTCATAATTAGTTCCTGTCGCAAGGCTTTGCCTCTTGTAGATCTGTGTGGATTCATTAAATTGTATGTTTTATTCTACTGTTTGCAGTGCCATGGTTGGTAGCAGCAAACCCTGTAAATTATGGCCGGCCATGTCAGCTTTCCTGTGTGGAAGCTTTGTCAGCAGCCCTCATAATATGGTAAATTTTCTAGCCTCACTTATCTAGAATTGTTTGTTAAGCTATTGATGTAGATAAAAAAATCATAAGTTGGTGCTTTGAGCTATGATATTACTTCTAGGCTTTTGAGATGTGACAGTTTTGGGCATTTTGTTGTTGACGAACTGGTTTAGTGCCTAAACTTTCTCCCAAATGTTCAGTTAAAttgtacttcctccgttcctaaatataagtctttttagaaatttcaataagaactacatacggatgtatatagacatatcttagagtgtagattcactcattttgctccgtatgtagtccgcattggaatctctaaaaagacttgtatttaggaacggaagGAGTAGGTCTGAATCTATGGTGTGACATATCCAGCGTGTGAATTCGTGGTTCAGGATAGTGCTAGTTATTTTCTGCCATGGTTTTAGCTTATGTTATAACTATATTCGCAGTGGGGAGGAAGAGACAGGAGAACAGCTGCTTGCGAAATTCAAGTGGGGTCACTCATTCTTATCACTTAACAGGTCAGTCCACTAACTACTTTTTTGTATCACATGTAGGTTTGTAATGAAGTTTAGACTATGTACACCATTCTACTTATTTATGGGTAGTGTAAGCAATGAGATGGTTGAATGTACCATTGTCCTGCAAGACGCAAAAACCCAATGATTGTTAGTATTACATAGATGAAGCAAATTAATTTCTGGTCATACATGCTAACTGCTGACCTAATCACTAGCAATCAGTGATGGTGCCACGATAGGGCACTTTGCTGCATATTTTAGTTTATCCAGCATTCAATCATCTTAGTTTGAATGCAATACCCAAATTGTGCACTATCTACCCTTCACATTAACTAGCCTGAATTCTTCATACAGAACATGTTTCATTTACGTAATGTATTAGGTCAGGTTTTCACACCATTTCCCTTGTAATAATGTGCAGGGATCTGCTGAAAGCATACTCCAAGTGTGAAAATGGCACCGAGATAATCAACGTGCAGAACTCGTGGCTGTCAAGCGCATCTAGTGTTTCAAAGTCACCTGTAAACGGTAACAACCACATTGCATCTCAGAGCATTAGAATTTTGGCAAAAATCTATCCATACGCAAATTGTGCTAAGATTGGTTCTGCGGACATTGATTTTACTTTTGTTGTTATTTGTGCATCACAGTGGCAGATAAACCACACCGAAGCACAGAGGAAGGATCAGATTCTGAATCTGACGATGGCTTGCCCCCTCTGGAAGAGAACATGAACCACTTGGACCTTAGCGAGGACGAAGAAAGTGAAGAGGAAAGTGAAACTGAAAACGAAGGGATTACCGACGCGAAATGATGTTTGTTTGTCCGAATCAAAATAAGATCCAGGTCTCTTGAGGTGTTGGTCGTGGATCTGAAAACAATCTATCTCTGTACACTCGTATTGCTTGCTTGCTTCGTGTAACAGTAGATGTATTTTTCTTTTCAGGGATTCGTGTACCAGTATATGTGAGTGTAAACTGTAAACACACACACTCTctttgagaacacgagtgcgttGATTTAGACCATATATATGTTCCCATTATTGTTCCATCCGTATATTAACCAATGAGCACTCTCATTAGAGCATACATATATGATTGTCCAGTACATAAACGTAGTTGATCAGCACGAGCCTGTATGTATCCTCACGTGTGAACGCGTTGTCGTATCTCGCAGCGTTATTGTACGAACGTGCGTGCGTATGCATGAATGAGTAAGCAAAAAGTGCTGCGCCACTGCACGATACGAGACGTACGACGGTCGACGGAGGGTTCAGGCGAGGAAGCTGGTGAGCCTGGCGCAGGCCTCGACGACCCGGTCCCGGCTGTTGAAGGCGCTGACCCTGACGAAGCCCTCGCCGCCGGGGCCGAAGCCGCTCCCCGGCACGGTGATGACGTGCGTCTTCTCGAGGATCTCGGCGAACACGTCCCAGGAGCGGCGGCCGGGGAAGAGGCGCACCCAGACGTAGGGCGAGTCGTCGCCGCCGTACACCTCCTTGCCCAGCGCCTGGAAGGTGCCCACCAGCACCCGCGCGTTCTCCTTGTACCCGGCCACCACGCGCGCCACGGCGGCGCGGCCCTCCTCCGTGGCCAGGCACGCCAGCCCGCCCGCCTGCGCCACGCTGGACGCGCCGTTGAAGCAGGTGGTCACCACGCGGTCGAAGTCCCGGGCCAGGCGGGTGCCGTCGGCGTAGAGCAGCTCGTCGGGCACCACGGCCCACCCCAGCCGCACCCCCGTGAACCCGGCGAACTTGGAGAAGGAGGAGATCTCGATGGCCACCTCCCGCGCCCCCGGCACCTCGTAGATGGACCGCGGCTtgtcgccgtcgtcgccgccggCGCCGGGGGAGACGTAGGAGGCGTAGGCGGAGTCGAAGACGACGATGGAGCCGTTGCGGCGCGCGAAGTCGACGAGCTGCCGCAGCTGGTCGCGGGAGGCGGCGTGGCCCGTGGGGTTGTTGGGCGAGCAGAAGAAGATGACGTCGGTGCGGCGGACGCGCGAGAGGTCCGGG encodes:
- the LOC125552594 gene encoding RNA cytidine acetyltransferase 1-like, producing MRKKVDERIRTLIENGVRQRQRSMFIIVGDKSRDQIVNLNYMLAKSRVKSRPSVLWCYRNKLEISSHRKKRAKQIKKLMQRGLMDPEKADPFSLFLETSDITYCMYKDSERVLGNTFGMCILQDFEALTPNLLARTIETVEGGGLVILLLSSLSSLTSLYTMVMDVHERFRTESHTQAATRFNERFLLSIASCKACIVMDDELNILPISSHMKFIQPVTKNEDSEGLSERERELKDLKDQFREDFPVGPLIGKCCTMDQGKAVINFLDSILDKSLRSTVALLAARGRGKSAALGLAIAGAIAAGYSNIFVTAPSPENLNTLFDFVCKGLNAMEYKEHLHYDVVKSSDPNLRKAIIQINVHKQHRQTIQYMKPHDHGKLSQVELLVIDEAAAIPLPIVKALLGPYLVFLSSTVNGYEGTGRSLSLKLLQQLESQSQPSASSDGPSSSRLFKKIELNESIRYASGDPIETWLNELLCLDLANSIPNISRLPHPEHCQLYYVNRDTLFSYHKESEVFLQRMMALYVASHYKNSPNDLQLMADAPAHHLFVLLGPVNESENQLPDILCVIQVCLEGQISRKSAIRSLNEGHAPSGDQIPWKFCEQFQDNVFPSLSGARIVRIAVHPSALRLGYGSAAVKLLSSYYQGEMTVFKDAEEDEEPDVTVSEAAEKASLLEESIKPRANLPPLLVNLEDRRPEKLHYLGVSFGLTQELFRFWRKHSFYPFYVGQIPSAVTGEHTCMALSPLNSDDIKAGDSIQLGFLEPFYKDFRQRFRRLLGTSFRHLNFKLAMSVLASKIDFSHHEPSEHDTSTTLKLLRDVLSPHDMKRLEAYSNNLVDYHLILDLVPILAHEYFSEKLPVTLHGAQASVLFCMGLQDKDIGATKEELGIEREQVLSNFIKTMKKLYGYLNNTAGKEIEATLPRLKEIEAPLSRSMDEDLDEAAQEVKEKRRVVDEATVDPKLLQKYAIKSDDHEIEKALQNEKLSASGVISVKSSKSSADKKEKHRENEKSKRKGQDSGRSEKKKKRT
- the LOC125552596 gene encoding aminotransferase ALD1 homolog, yielding MPTNMISKVLEKDVLPLDVAPPAKRGPASRTSVRRNPNMEKLQNGYLFPEISMRREAHEKKYPDAKVISLGIGDTTQPIPSIVTSAMAEYALALSTPEGYQGYGPEQGQKSLRKAIADVVYPNMGIRDTEVFISDGAQCDIARLQMMFGRDVTIAVQDPTFPGYVDNGVIMGQTGPAVVDEESGGSRYAGIEYMRCAPENAFFPDLSRVRRTDVIFFCSPNNPTGHAASRDQLRQLVDFARRNGSIVVFDSAYASYVSPGAGGDDGDKPRSIYEVPGAREVAIEISSFSKFAGFTGVRLGWAVVPDELLYADGTRLARDFDRVVTTCFNGASSVAQAGGLACLATEEGRAAVARVVAGYKENARVLVGTFQALGKEVYGGDDSPYVWVRLFPGRRSWDVFAEILEKTHVITVPGSGFGPGGEGFVRVSAFNSRDRVVEACARLTSFLA
- the LOC125552597 gene encoding 18S rRNA aminocarboxypropyltransferase, encoding MGYHRNRRGRGSSSSSSSSSSRRTKQEASCDDAPGTSLPRQEDNAEEESNSPKIQLAMWDFGQCDAKRCTGRKLSRFGLLKELRVTNGFGGVVLSPVGTHCVSKEDHPIVQRKGLAVVDCSWARLDDVPFVKLRCGAPRLLPWLVAANPVNYGRPCQLSCVEALSAALIICGEEETGEQLLAKFKWGHSFLSLNRDLLKAYSKCENGTEIINVQNSWLSSASSVSKSPVNVADKPHRSTEEGSDSESDDGLPPLEENMNHLDLSEDEESEEESETENEGITDAK